One Argentina anserina chromosome 6, drPotAnse1.1, whole genome shotgun sequence genomic window, tcttcttcttcttcttctacttcAACCGCACAACCACCTCCCAATCAATCCGCCCTTCATTTTTCAGGCATATTACATCTCTGCCACCGCCTCCCTCACTCTCACTCTCCGCTTCTTCTTCAATCCGTTGCGTTTTTTTTTGATTCATCTGAATCTCTTTCTTTTATGCTAATAAGCTTCGCAAACTTAAGCTTCTTAAATTTCGTCCCGGATTAAGTTCGATTCCGGCGCTCTACTTTCTCCCGGAATATTTTGTGCTTTTCTGGTAGTGGAATCGCTGCGAGTTTAGTAGTAGagctttgatttgatttgatttgatttgctGATGGTTATGGTTTGAAGTTAGGGTTTTTGGTTGCAGTGAATAATGGCGAGAGCTGGAGCTGGAAACGCGAACGGGAGAACGGCGGTTCGGATTGTCGTGGCCGGAGACCGCGGCACCGGGAAATCGAGCTTGATCTtgacggcggcggcggagtACTTTCCGCCTAATGTGCCTCCGCTGCTGCCGCCGACTAGGTTGCCTGACGATTTCTACCCGGAACGTGTGCCTATTACGATTATTGATACTTCTTCTAGGTATGAACACTGATATGAATTGCTTTGGTTTAGTTAAGAATGTATGAGCTCCGAAGCGATTGCGTTGTTGGACTGCAAATGTGTGTTGTAGTGAAGTTTGTTGCTTGATTACCTGATATGAAATGTTTGATAGAGTAGGCTAATTTTGTGTTAGAATCTAAAAGTCTGATGCCGAAGTTTTTATTCTGTGTTTTTTATCAGACCGGAGGATAATAATAGAGTCGCCGAAGATTTGAAGGCTGCTGATGCAGTTGTGCTAACTTATGCTTGTGATCAGCCTCAAACGCTCGACCGCTTGAGTACCTTTTGGCTTCCAAAGCTTCGTCAGCTGGAGGTGcgtgtttgtgtttttttttcctcatttgATCCATTAAAAATAACAAAGGACAGAGAACCATTGAAAGAAAGCCTTAATCGTAGTGAAAGTAAAACATGGATATTGCTTTGCTGATCTGTTAGGGAAGTTGTTTTATATGTTATGAAAAGCATGTTTGGCTTTCAGTATGTATTCATGACGGGaagatatgaaatttcgtgagCAGGTAAAAGTCCCTGTGATAGTGGTTGGTTGTAAGCTCGATTTGAGAGATGAGAACCAACAAGTGAGCCTGGAGCAAGTGATGTCACCAATAATGCAACAATTTCGGGAAATTGAAACTTGCATTGAGTGTTCAGCATTTAAACATATTCAGGTACACTAAAGTGAAACTTCTATTTTCAAGTTCCTTGAATAATTAAAAtgtcacaattttttttacaattcaGCATGACAGTATTTTGCAGTTCCTCATACTTCGTTGTGTACTTGAATTATCCCTTAATCAAGGGGAACTAATTATACCATACACTTTTCATTTGTAGCATGCATTTGCATTTCAGTTAACTGTTTATCAAATTGAGAGGAGTTGGATGATTAACTTTAATTTTCGACTAGTTTCTTGTTATTTTGGCATCGACATTCTAATGCATGAGTTTATACATTTGACGTTTTCCTGTTTGCAGATTCCAGAGGTCTTTTATTATGCCCAAAAAGCTGTTCTTCACCCAACTGCGCCATTATTCGATCAGGAAACACAGACTTTGAAGGATCAATGTGTGAGAGCCTTGAAGCGGATATTCATTTGCTGTGATCATGACAGGGATGGTGCCCTAAGTGATGCCGAATTGAATGATTTccaggttttattttattttattttattttttgcaacAAGTTTATTACATCATTGTTATTCTAAACTCTTAGTGTCTATTACATTAATACTTCTCAGCTTTGCTTAGCTAAATCATTGGAATTTATGTTTAAGATTCATGAAAATTTGGAAACTTATTGCAAACAGGTCAAATGTTTCAATGCTCCACTACAACCTTCTGAAATAGTGGGTGTGAAGAGGGTTGTGCAAGAAAAGTTACCAGAAGGAGTCAATGACCAGGGGCTTACACTAACAGGATTCCTCTTCCTGCATGCACTGTTCATAGAGAAGGGACGTCTAGAGACAACTTGGACTGTTCTCAGGAAGTTTGGCTATAACAACGATATACGACTTTCAGAAGAACTAATTCCATCTCTCCCAAAACGGACTTCTGATCAGGTAAGTTTTCATTGAGAtactgtttatttatgttataATGGTGTTCAGATGCTTtcgtttcagtttttttttttcaaaactatATTAAGAGATTTATCGTGGGTTTGAGTAATCATTTTCAAGAATTGAGTAACCTAgcatgtttacttttgcactAAGACCTTTCTGTTTTGGTTAGAGTTGTGCAGTGAGTAACACCTAAAAATTAAGTACGCTTTAAGTtatatttgaattgaaatcCCCAGCTATTATGTGCACATATTGTGTAGTGAATGAATCTTAAAATGGTAAGAAGTGTACAATAACTTTTGCTTTAAACTGGACCTTGAGGGCACAAGACTGAGCGTTATCTTGAATAGATTGGCTCTTAACTTCATTCAGGTGTTTGAACTTACGCCGTTACGTGACATGCAATTATCATGACAGCTCAAGTGAATCATGTTTGTGAAGTTCTTTTGTTGATAAATTGTCTACAGTTCTAATTATATCCAACTTCTTCCCTTTCCATTTTGTTGAGCTATATAAAATTGATGTATGTTTTTGTTGTCATGTGTGCAGAGCGTAGAGCTGACGAATGAAGCAATCGAATATCTTACTGCAACCTTTAACTTATATGACAATGATGGTGTATGTTTTTATGCTTATTCTCAAAAGctattattttatgtgtgtgtgtgtgtacatTTCTTGATACGCTATTATACTGCTGATGATTACCATACAATTTCCTCTATGTGTTAGTTGTTCTTGTGATATGATTATATCTGTTATTCCACCAGGATGGGGCCCTACGACCACATGAACTGGAAGAATTATTTTCGACTGCTCCTGCAAGGTATTTTGTTCCCTCACAAGCTGTTTGTTATGTTTTCTTGATCTACTTGCTATGTCTATTGTATAGAAGATCTGCATTTATTGGAACTACCTAATTGCTGAGTTTcggtcatttttttttaatatttgtaCTTTGATCAGTACTACTACCATGCATTTTTAAGTGCCACCTTTGGATTTGCAGTCCATTCAGTGAGTTTCCATACAAGGAGGCTGAAGAGAAAAATGCATTTGGAGGCATATCACTTGATGGGTTCTTGTCACAGGTACATATTCATTGCCACTCAATTcccaaccccccccccccccccccccccccccccaagcAACTCAcaatcaaataaaatgaaatttagAAGATAGAAAAAATATCTACTATGGCATATGTAACTTCATGACGTGCACTGCactacaaatgtacaattttttcattttctcctgTTTGCCTAAATTTGGGTGAAAATGTGTAATTTCAGTGGGCTCTCATGACACTCCTAAACCCATCTTCTACCATGGAAAACCTTATATACATTGGTTACGCTGGTGATGTTTCGTCTGCAATCCGTGTCACTAGGAAAAGGCGTTTAGATCGCAAGAAACAACAATCAGACAGAAGTGTTTTCCAATGCTTTGTCTTCGGCCCAAAGAAGGCAGGAAAGTCTGCATTGTTGGATTCTTTTCTTGGAAGGTCTATCTGAAAAATCATTATTCATTTCTGATTTCGGTGGTTATTTTTATCTCACATGGTTTTATCAATTATGTAAATTGACCAGTGGGTAACTGGACATGCAGGCCATTTTCTGATAACTATTATCCAACCACCGAGGAGCATTATGCAGTTAATTCTGTTGATCAGCCTGGGGTAAGTTGTCAAATAGACATTTTAAGATTATGCTTGTCCCCTTCATTCTCCTCTCTTATGCGCATCTTTATAGGGGCAGAGGTAACTAGATGCTAGAAACAGACTATATGGGGATATCAGATGTATCTTGAATTTTTTTGCAAGATAGATATGATTTTTTCTCATGgtattgtatttgaatgtATTATGTGTTAACAAGATTTGTTTTGGAGAGCATATAAAAGTCGTAATGGTGTTTGAATCTGTACTACTGTGGTGTAAGTTGATTAATCACACAATCCAACATGTCATCTATACTCGTTTCCATATTCAGTTTAAATGCATGTCAATCGACATGAAACATTGTAGAGACCGTGAGATCATAGCTTCAAATTTAGTTACAGTTACTGTAGCTGACAGTATCTCCACAattcactatatatatgtgtgagCTAAAATTTCTTTGAGTTATATTATTTGTTCTTTGAGCATTAGTAATTCTACTATTGATCACAGGGAACCAAGAAGTATCTAGTGCTGAGAGAAATTCCTGAAGATGGAGTTAGCAAACTACTGTCTAGTAAAGAGGCTTTGGCTGCTTGTGACATAGCTGTGTTTGTTCATGACAGGTACTACCTGCAGAAATCCTTACTGATTGCATGAAATTGACCGAGTGATTACTTTAGATGCATATATATCGTTATGGTAAACTTATGGAGTCTTTTGGTTTGCTAGTTCTGATGAATTGTCCTGGAAGACAGCAGCTGACTTGCTGGTACAAGTTGCTAGTCATGGTGAGAATACTGGTTTTGTGGTGCCTTGCCTCATTGTTGCAGCTAAAGATGATCTGGATTCATTTCCATTGGCCATACAGCATTCTACTAGGGTACTATATCTATCCATTGACTCATCTACTTTTTTTCTTAAAGAAGGAACATAcatgttatatatatgtgtgtttgtgtgttATGCAATATACTTTTGTACATATAATTGAGTACTTGCCAAGTGAGATGAGGTATGTTGGTATTCAACTCTTCTTGTAATATTCAAGTGAGATGAGTACTTGCCAGTTGAGTACTTTTGTAATATTCTATACTATTTCTACATATGTAGATCACCTACGATTACTCTATTCTAACACACTGATCAGGATTATCATGGTTGTCACTTTGTGCTCCCTAGAAGTTGAGGGGAGGCTTGTGGTAACTTTGACATCAGACCATATACATAGGATGAAGATGACAGTAATTCATTGATAAAATTACCGAAAGACGATATTGTGTAGAGTGAAATTTGTGTACTTTGCTGAATATAATGACATGGATCTGGTtgttttaagcttgaaatcaTTCCAACATTAGATTGGAACTTCGCCACTACATAAGATTTCATTACGCTGTCTGAAACAAGAAGgtacatgtttttattttttaatactAATGCAGGTCAGTCAGGATATGGGAACAGAGGCTCCTATACCTATTAGCACAAAGTTAGGTGATTTCAACAATGTATTTCGTAAAATTGTAAGTGCCGCTGAGCACCCACATTTAAGTATTCCAGAGACGGAGGCTGGGAAGAGTCGCAAGCAATATCACAGGCTTGTAAACCGCTCGCTCATGTTTGTTTCAGGTATGATGTCATTTACAttggatctttgaatcatctGTCAGTTTGTTGGGGTCTTATGTTTGGGAATCAATATCAATTATAATTGGGGCttgttgttgaatttgttTGGCTCTTTACAGTGGGAGCTGCAGTGGCCATTGTTGGACTGGCAGCTTACCGTGTCTACGCTGCAAGGAAGAATTCCAGTTAAAAGGATGAAGCTTATCGTCTCTTTAGGAGGCCTTATATCCTCAAAACTGTCAAAGCCGTTGTCTTCAAATTCCCCAGTTTGTTGGGTTGAAATGTAGAGATATGGCAAAAGAAACTTAGTCTATAATTACACCCTTTCACCTCTTGCCTTCTCTACAGCGAGACAAGTAATGTGCTAATATTACCCGGTTAAAGGCCCCTTGAATtagattttacaatgaaatgaGTTATTAGCTTGTGCGGTGAAAAATATTTTCTCCACCCAAATCAAGCATTTTAAtctatcaaaataaaaatcagcCATATAAGCTGAATTAAATAAAGGGTGCTAGGTGCGGAATAAACACTCGGACAAAGATCATTGAATAACTTATTGAGACCTAGTCGTGGTCTTCAGGACCATAGATGGGTATATGCCATATTTGATTATGATTTGCAATCGTGATTGACAGACTTTTTAATTAATTCGTGATTGAGGGTTTAGCTGAGTTGAAAAATAAAGTATAGTGACTGTTGTGCTAAGAAAATAAAGCATAATAATTAGGCTGAGTTCATTAAATAAGCAGAGAGGTAGGAGTAAAGCATACTAATTAGGCTGAGTTCATTTAATAAGCAGAGAGAAAAAGAACCGGACTTGTTTGTGGACtctaaatataaaaattcaatcaaagaaataGTCCTGGCGGGGCTAAAACCGGCAACGTTTGCCTCTTAACAACAACCTCTAATTGGTTTTAGTTGTAATATTATGAGCTTTTCAAAAGATATGGCATGAGAGAGAGGTTTACAACACTGATGATCACTGTTTGCTAGTCACATTTCATTTGTTAAAACTGTAATTCGGTAGCCTCCAACACCTTCGTTTTCAAGTTGCCAACTATAATCCAAAAGAATTTTCAAATCCAAACCCTCAATGACAATACCATTTTTCATTTATTCATCCCTCTAGTTTCACAATTCACTACTCATTCCATTATGGCGTACTCAATGAAATTATAATGTCTCTCGTCACATAAAAGTGatcaaacaatcaaaacaacaaaaacaaaaaacagagGCATGAATTTTGTGTTAGTTTGAAAGCACTTAAGATCATGACATACATTTTGTTCACGCTTAACACATTTGTCCCTATTAACTCTAAATTCCTTGAATAGTAACAACCCAATATCCTGCAATCCATCTATGATACACATGACTTGTTATGTTTGAAAATGGACAAACAATATTAACATTGCCTAAACCAGTGTGACACAAGGTCGCAccaaaacacaagaaaattTAAACAATAA contains:
- the LOC126797695 gene encoding mitochondrial Rho GTPase 1-like, producing MARAGAGNANGRTAVRIVVAGDRGTGKSSLILTAAAEYFPPNVPPLLPPTRLPDDFYPERVPITIIDTSSRPEDNNRVAEDLKAADAVVLTYACDQPQTLDRLSTFWLPKLRQLEVKVPVIVVGCKLDLRDENQQVSLEQVMSPIMQQFREIETCIECSAFKHIQIPEVFYYAQKAVLHPTAPLFDQETQTLKDQCVRALKRIFICCDHDRDGALSDAELNDFQVKCFNAPLQPSEIVGVKRVVQEKLPEGVNDQGLTLTGFLFLHALFIEKGRLETTWTVLRKFGYNNDIRLSEELIPSLPKRTSDQSVELTNEAIEYLTATFNLYDNDGDGALRPHELEELFSTAPASPFSEFPYKEAEEKNAFGGISLDGFLSQWALMTLLNPSSTMENLIYIGYAGDVSSAIRVTRKRRLDRKKQQSDRSVFQCFVFGPKKAGKSALLDSFLGRPFSDNYYPTTEEHYAVNSVDQPGGTKKYLVLREIPEDGVSKLLSSKEALAACDIAVFVHDSSDELSWKTAADLLVQVASHGENTGFVVPCLIVAAKDDLDSFPLAIQHSTRVSQDMGTEAPIPISTKLGDFNNVFRKIVSAAEHPHLSIPETEAGKSRKQYHRLVNRSLMFVSVGAAVAIVGLAAYRVYAARKNSS